The Equus caballus isolate H_3958 breed thoroughbred chromosome 12, TB-T2T, whole genome shotgun sequence genome contains a region encoding:
- the LOC100059452 gene encoding pepsin II-4-like, with protein MKWLLLLSLVALSECLIYKVPLVRKKSLRQNLIEHGLLEDFLKKHTPNPASKFFPKEAATLVDSEPLENYLDEEYFGTISIGTPPQEFTVIFDTGSSNLWVPSTYCSSLACYDHKRFNPEKSSTYQATSESISITYGTGSMTGILGYDTVRVGGIEDTNQIFGLSEKEPGFFLFLAPFDGILGLGYPSISASGATPVFDNIWDQGLVSQDLFSVYLSSDDESGSVVMFGGIDSSYYTGSLHWVPVTTEGYWQIAVDSITINGESIACSGGCQAIVDTGTSLLAGPTSGIDNIQSYIGARKDLLGEEVISCSAIDSLPDIVFTMNGVEFPLPPSAYILKEDDSCISGFEGVDLDTSSGELWILGDVFIRQYFTVFDRANNQVGLAPVA; from the exons GGTTCCGCTTGTCAGAAAGAAGTCCTTGAGGCAGAACCTGATCGAGCATGGCCTGCTGGAGGACTTCTTGAAGAAGCATACCCCCAACCCAGCCAGCAAGTTCTTCCCCAAGGAGGCTGCCACCTTGGTGGACTCAGAGCCCCTGGAGAACTACCTGGAT GAGGAGTACTTCGGCACCATCAGCATCGGAACTCCCCCTCAGGAGTTCACCGTCATCTTTGACACCGGCTCCTCCAACCTGTGGGTGCCCTCGACCTACTGCTCCAGTCTTGCCTGCT ATGACCACAAGCGCTTCAACCCTGAGAAGTCCTCCACCTACCAGGCCACCAGCGAGTCGATCTCCATCACCTACGGCACCGGCAGCATGACAGGCATCCTCGGATACGACACTGTCAGG GTCGGAGGCATCGAGGACACCAACCAGATCTTCGGCCTGAGCGAGAAGGAACCtggcttcttccttttcttgGCTCCCTTTGATGGCATCCTGGGTCTCGGCTACCCCAGCATCTCCGCCTCTGGGGCCACACCCGTCTTTGACAACATATGGGACCAGGGTCTGGTTTCCCAAGACCTCTTCTCTGTCTACCTGAGCTC CGATGACGAGAGTGGCAGTGTGGTGATGTTCGGTGGCATCGATTCTTCCTACTACACTGGAAGCCTGCACTGGGTCCCTGTTACCACCGAGGGTTACTGGCAGATCGCCGTGGACAG CATCACAATAAACGGAGAGTCCATCGCTTGCAGCGGGGGCTGCCAGGCCATTGTTGACACTGGCACCTCTCTGCTAGCTGGCCCAACCTCTGGCATCGACAATATCCAGAGCTACATTGGAGCCAGAAAGGACTTGCTCGGTGAG GAGGTGATCAGCTGCTCAGCCATCGACAGCCTGCCCGACATTGTCTTCACCATGAATGGCGTCGAGTTCCCTCTGCCTCCTAGTGCCTACATCCTAAAG GAGGATGACAGCTGCATCAGTGGCTTTGAGGGCGTGGACCTCGACACCAGCAGCGGAGAGCTCTGGATCCTGGGTGACGTCTTCATCCGCCAGTACTTTACCGTCTTCGACAGAGCCAACAACCAGGTCGGCCTGGCTCCCGTGGCCTAA